TCTAATTCATATGTTCCATAATATCCATTTTTAAAATCAATATACGTCCTTTCATATATATAAGCATCACCATCAAGTCTTATGAGATTAAATCTAATTCATTCATCTTCTACTATATCTCTACACGTGTTCCAGTAATACCATGTATTCATTTTTTCTTTTAAAAAATCACCAAGTGTTTCACAACTTACTGTTGGAAGCACTTCTTTTTTCACTTCAAGACTTTTAATCTGTGAATATGTAAAGCTTGATTCTCAAACCTTGATAGGTTCTCAGTATCGAGATGACGTTGGCAGATCTCATACTACTAATTCTTGAGAACTCCCAGCTAATTGACTCTCAGATTGTTTAATATTTTCAGTGAGTGTTTTTGGGATATTAATTGTAACTTCTGTTTGAGATTTTTCTCAGGTACTACTTGTGGCAGTAATGAGGTATACATTTTCACCATAGTCTAAAACTTTGGATTTAGAGCTTGCATTGTATAAAAACGTAGAATCACCTGACTTAAAAGTCTGAAGAGTATAATTATCTACAGGATAATCAGATTCTTCATTTGAAAACCTCACACTAATAGTAGTAACATCATCTAAAGTTTTTCAAGTAATTTGAAGCTCTCCATCTATACTTTCTTGAGAATTAATAGTATTTACAGAAATATATTGAATATCTGATACATCTCGAACTTCCACATACGAATCATTTTGATTTGTATTATCTCATTGTTCTGAAATGTCTGACTCTCAACTCGTGTTTTCAACGGTTTGTTGCGTTTGATCCGCTTGTCATTGTTGGAGTAATTCTTGTTTTGCTTGATCAACCTTATCTTGATTTTGCCCACAAGAAGCCAATACAATAATAAGCGTGAATAATGATAGAATATATTTCATAAGTATTTTTTAATAAAATTATGACCTGTATTATAAGCTTACGTAAAAAAAAAGCAAAAAACGAGTTTTTTGCTTCTTACATTATTTTTACACTTCTGTAATTATTGGAATAATCATAGGTTCTCTATCAACTTTTTTAAGAATAAAAGTTTCCAAATCAGTTCTGAGTATTTTAAGTAAATCTTTCTCTTCAATATCTGGAATATCTTTGAGCGTATTTTCAAATACTTCACGAGCTTTTTTGATGATAATTCTATGAATATATCTCACTTCATCGACGTACACCAATCCTCGTGTTTCAAGTTTAATGTGACCTATAATTGCCTTTGATTTTTTATCAACAGTATACTGAAGCACAAGTACTCCAGCATTCATCATCTGTTCTCGAGCTTTAATAACATGACTTGTTGTAAGTCCCATTCCATACCCATCAATAACATATTCCATAATTGGTACCTTGATTTTTGAGCGAAATACTGAACCATTTGGAGCAAAATCCACTATATTTCAGTTATCAAGGAGAAGAATATTACTTTCTTTCACCCCCACTGACATTGCAGTCTCAGCATGTCGAGTTCTAAAGTATAAATCACCATAGATAGGCATAAAATATTTAGGAGCAAACAGCTTCAAGAATATCTTTTGTTCCTCTTGATACGCATGACCTGAAGTATGAACAGGAAGGTCAGACTTCGTAATGATTTTTACACCATACTTAATAAGTCTATTAATAAGTCCTCCAACTGATCTTTCGTTCCCTGGTACAACTGAAGAAGAAAATATTACAGTATCACCTGATTGAATAGTGATAGCATTATGCTTTCATTCAGCCATACGACTCAGTGCAGAGTATTCTTCTCCCTGACTTCAGGTTGTAATAATAATTTGTTTGTTTGCAGGAACTGACTGAGTATTTTTCACTGTCAGTTTTTTAATAGTCCCTGGCTTCATTGAAAGATATCAAAGTTTTTGAGCAATAGCAATATTTTCAACCATACTTCTCCCAGAGAGAAATATATATTTGTCATATTTTTGAGCAATATCAATAAGTTGTTGTACTCGAGAAATCCAAGATGAGAAGGCAGCAATAAGTAATCTCCCATTGGTAGTTTCAGATACGATTTTTTCAAGTGTATCTCACACCTCTTTTTCACTCATAGAAAATCCTTTCGTCACTGAACCTGTAGAATCTCAAAGATAGAGAGTTATCCCTCTTTTTCCAATTTCTTCATATCTCTCGAAATCAGCTGGTTTATCAAGTCTTGGTGTGTGATCAATCTTGAAATCACCAGTATGAACCATTTTTGCTCATCCTGGAGTTTCTATATATAAACCAGCACAGTCAGGAATTGAATGGTTTACAGAGAAAAACTCAACTGAAAACTGTCCTATCTTCGTAGTGTTTGCAACAGAAGCATCTATCTCTACAAAAGTAGCATAGGGCATAAGGCCTGCTTCTTCAAGAGATTTTTTAATGAGCCCAAGCGTAAGTTTCGTCCCATACAATGTTGGCATATCGAGAACTGGAAGCACATTTTTAAGCGCTCCAATATGATCTAAATGAGCATGAGTAATGAGGAAACCTTTTATATTTTTTGTGTATTTTGTTAAAAATGAAACATCTGGAATAGAATAATCTGCTCCAAGCATATCTGGTTCAGCAAATTGAACTCCACAATCAATAAGGATGATATCATCACCAAATTGAACCATGCTCATATTTTTTGCACCTATTTCGTTATTTCCCCCAATAGGAATATATCGAGTATATCATTCTCTGAGAGTTGGAAGGAAAAATTTTGTTTCAGGAAACTGAATTATTTTTCTTCCATACTTATTACTTTGTGGAAGCCCTGTTGTATCTCAACCATGTTGGTTTTGATGTTTGTTTCGATGATTATTTGGTCTTTTATTTTGAGCTTGTCCATTATTATTTTTAGCCTGAGCTGCATGATTATGAACTGGTTTTTTAGCACCTGTATTATTCTTCGTATTCTGGTTTTGAGTGTGTCCAGAGTTGTTATTTACCAATGGATTATCATTTGGTGCTGGTTTATTATGGTTGTGTACTGGTTTTTTTGGAGCAATAGTATGAGGTTTATTATTGCTGTGTTGTGAATTATTCTGTTGTTCCAATTGTGTAGAACCTGTTGGTCATGAAACTGAAGCAGTATCAGGAACAATTCACTGAACCTCAAGATCAAGTTCGTCTAGAAAGTCTTTCATTCTAATATAATGTAATAAATAAAGTATTGAAAACTTATATGAGCGCATGAGTACATGTTTATATAATAATATAAATTATGTACGCTTCGTCATTTTATAAAGTTTAGAAGTCATTCATTTCTCAAAAAGAGAAATGGAGTAAGCAAGTAAATGCCTAGCTTTGGAATAACTTAATGAACTCTAGAAATAACGGGTTGTATTGAAAAAGTAGTACAGTCATAGTGTTATATACAGAAATATGATTGTATTATGAGAAGATTATAAGTTATTTTGAGTATATTGCAAAAACTTTTTTATATCAACCTCCAACTTTGTAATGTCCCAATAATAGCTCAAAATAGGCTGATCTCAAGAAAAATTAGTATTTATATATTCTCAATTTGGGAAAACTTCATCTTTAAAAAAATTATATTTCCTTGCAAGACTTACTGTATTGCGTGACTTCTCATAAAAATCAGAATTATGCAGAGTATAATACATATAAGATTCTGCGTAATCTTCAAACTGGTTCGTCATAGCATAGCCCGAAACAAAATCTCAGGTATTTTGACCTCAAGTAATAATACTTATGTCTTCCCAAGAAATACTATAGAATTTAGAACTCAGACTTTTATCTACATCTCTATTCGAATAGATATCATAATAGTGTCAAAACTCATGAATAAAAACACTCATAAGTTCTTCTTCTCAATATTTTTGAACTCAAAATAGATGGATATTACGATTTCTCATACGTCATCTCGTATCACTTTCTTGCTCATATAAGAGAACTGAGAGTTCTGACACTGAGGTTTTTATAAAATCTTGTTTTAAAAAACTCTCTAAAATTGGAGTGAGTGTATTTTCTATTTTTTGTTTTAAACTGCCAGGAATATATCATACAGCTATTTTCGACTTTTGAGAGTCAAAAAAGTTTTTTTTATATCATTCAAATATAATTTTATTAGTGATTTGAGAAATATCTGCTTGTGTTACACCACTAAAACTTGCGTACATTTTAGTATCTCATGCATTTTGAGTAAATGAAAACTCGTTTTCTGATATGTGCGAATCAAAAAGTGTATCATCAAATAAAAGTACAGATACTGCGTAAATAAATACTGTAAAAAAAAATGTTAAACCACATCCGAGTTTGAGATTGTACCTGAGTGACATATTACATTAAGCCGTGAGAGAAAATACAAGTTCGACAACGATTCTCACCAATGCTCCAGCAACGACAACTCACAAAAATCAAAGAATAGACCACTTCACAATATCTTTTCATTTTTTAATCCTCTCATCGTCTCAGAGTGAAAGAGTCATAAGAAATGCACCATATACAATAGCACCAACTGCTATAAGTCAGAGAAGTCAGGCAATTGCAGCCGTCCAATCTACTATTTTATTTTTAACATTTCACTCTATGAGTGTATCACCACTTGCATTCACGAGATTACTATCACTCAGACATCCGTCGAGTGAACTTGCAATATTTCAGTTATATCCACATTCTACCGCTGCGACTGGAAGCAGTCCCATTATAAATACAGTACAGAAAGTAATACAGATATTGAGCAGTAATTTCATAATTTATTTTATTAGATATCAAGACCAGCTACAAGTCGAACAATAGCATAAGCAAAAGCTACGAGAAATATTCATACAGCTGCATATATAAAGCTTTGGAGTGCTTTTTTAAATTCTTCTGGATTTCATCTAGCTACCACAAGTCGCCCACCGATGAAAAGAAACATCCCAATTGCTAAAAGAGCCATCACTGCAAATATAGAATCTCTCGCAAATCATAGAAGATAATCAATAAGACTCAAACCTGACTGCGTAGATGAAAGTGCTGCATTTGAACTTATAGGAATTATCCCTTCTTTTAGCTCACTTTCACTTAGAGCAAATACACTTGGATTCATGAGTTGGTATGCAAAAAATGCGATCATACTGTATAAATATTTCATTAAACTCTAAAATTATTAATTATATTTATAATTCAAAATGCTGCGACTGATATAAATACTCAAACCAAAGCCCAAATAATTACATTTTTTGCTTTTTTAATTCTTTCTTCATCTCCACTTGAAATGAGATACATAATTCAACCAACCATAACTGCAAGGACTGCTATTACAGCTACATATTGAATAAGGAGGGCTACAATATTTCAAAGTACTCCATAAATAGCATCTCAACTCTCAATATTACTT
This sequence is a window from Candidatus Gracilibacteria bacterium. Protein-coding genes within it:
- a CDS encoding RNase J family beta-CASP ribonuclease — translated: MKDFLDELDLEVQGIVPDTASVSGPTGSTQLEQQNNSQHSNNKPHTIAPKKPVHNHNKPAPNDNPLVNNNSGHTQNQNTKNNTGAKKPVHNHAAQAKNNNGQAQNKRPNNHRNKHQNQHGGDTTGLPQSNKYGRKIIQFPETKFFLPTLREGYTRYIPIGGNNEIGAKNMSMVQFGDDIILIDCGVQFAEPDMLGADYSIPDVSFLTKYTKNIKGFLITHAHLDHIGALKNVLPVLDMPTLYGTKLTLGLIKKSLEEAGLMPYATFVEIDASVANTTKIGQFSVEFFSVNHSIPDCAGLYIETPGGAKMVHTGDFKIDHTPRLDKPADFERYEEIGKRGITLYLGDSTGSVTKGFSMSEKEVGDTLEKIVSETTNGRLLIAAFSSWISRVQQLIDIAQKYDKYIFLSGRSMVENIAIAQKLGYLSMKPGTIKKLTVKNTQSVPANKQIIITTGSQGEEYSALSRMAEGKHNAITIQSGDTVIFSSSVVPGNERSVGGLINRLIKYGVKIITKSDLPVHTSGHAYQEEQKIFLKLFAPKYFMPIYGDLYFRTRHAETAMSVGVKESNILLLDNGNIVDFAPNGSVFRSKIKVPIMEYVIDGYGMGLTTSHVIKAREQMMNAGVLVLQYTVDKKSKAIIGHIKLETRGLVYVDEVRYIHRIIIKKAREVFENTLKDIPDIEEKDLLKILRTDLETFILKKVDREPMIIPIITEV